From Sphingobium sp. RAC03, a single genomic window includes:
- a CDS encoding fatty acyl-AMP ligase, with translation MMAPTPTTDDLPRRFSDFETLGEALDYAARGKRGLNFHDARGNLARPYPFSELRADAVACAHRLIAHGVKPADRVALVAETGADFAQLFFGIVYAGAWPVPLPLPTSFGGKDSYIDQLNVQLTSCDPMLFLFPAELADMAGESGRQKAVESIAFEDFIARDAVPCALPQARSDEIAYLQYSSGSTRFPHGVAVTHHALLSNLSAHSHGMQVQDSDRCISWLPWYHDMGLVGCFLSVVANQVSTDYMKTEDFARRPLAWLDLISRNEGTSISYSPTFGYDICARRMSSQTKAQDRFDLSRWRLAGNGADMIRPDVMQSFVDAFADAGFSPSAFLPSYGLAEATLAVTIMPPGEGIIVELVEETDLSGGDATEGRPQRFRSIVNCGKPAKDMVVEIRDEDGGPLRERQIGKVWTTGPSLMVGYFRDQAATDACMAADASGRVWLDTGDMGYLSDGYLYIVGRAKDMIIINGKNHWPQDIEWAVEQLPGFKQGDIAAFAITTPGGEEAPAVLVHCRTSDNEERSRLRDQIRERVRAITGMNCVVELVPPRTLPRTSSGKLSRSKARNLYLTGEIRPYDIAA, from the coding sequence ATGATGGCACCAACGCCGACCACCGATGACCTGCCGCGCCGCTTCTCGGACTTCGAGACGCTGGGCGAGGCGCTGGACTATGCGGCGCGGGGCAAGCGGGGCCTGAATTTCCATGATGCGCGCGGCAATCTGGCGCGGCCTTATCCCTTCAGCGAATTGCGTGCCGATGCCGTCGCCTGCGCCCATCGCCTGATCGCTCATGGCGTCAAGCCCGCCGACCGCGTTGCGCTGGTCGCGGAAACCGGGGCGGACTTTGCCCAGCTTTTCTTCGGCATCGTCTATGCCGGGGCCTGGCCCGTACCGTTGCCGCTGCCGACCAGCTTTGGCGGCAAGGACAGCTATATCGACCAGCTCAATGTCCAGCTGACCAGTTGCGATCCCATGCTGTTCCTCTTTCCCGCCGAACTGGCCGACATGGCCGGGGAATCGGGTCGGCAAAAGGCGGTCGAAAGCATCGCGTTCGAGGATTTTATCGCCCGCGACGCCGTGCCCTGCGCCTTGCCGCAGGCGCGCAGTGACGAGATCGCTTATCTGCAATATAGCAGCGGTTCGACCCGCTTCCCCCATGGCGTCGCCGTGACGCACCATGCGCTGCTGTCCAACCTGTCGGCGCACAGCCACGGGATGCAGGTGCAGGACAGCGACCGCTGCATCAGTTGGCTGCCCTGGTATCATGACATGGGCCTCGTCGGCTGCTTCCTCTCGGTCGTCGCCAACCAGGTGTCGACCGACTATATGAAGACCGAGGATTTCGCCCGCCGTCCACTCGCCTGGCTCGACCTCATCAGCCGCAACGAAGGCACCTCGATCAGCTATTCGCCGACCTTCGGCTACGACATTTGCGCCCGCCGCATGTCCAGCCAGACCAAGGCGCAGGATCGTTTCGACCTGTCGCGCTGGCGGCTGGCGGGCAATGGCGCGGACATGATCCGCCCCGATGTGATGCAGAGCTTCGTCGATGCCTTTGCCGATGCGGGTTTTTCGCCCAGCGCCTTCCTGCCAAGCTATGGCCTGGCCGAAGCGACGCTGGCCGTCACCATCATGCCGCCGGGCGAGGGGATCATCGTCGAACTGGTCGAGGAAACCGACCTGTCCGGCGGTGACGCGACCGAAGGCCGGCCGCAGCGCTTCCGTTCGATCGTCAATTGCGGCAAGCCCGCCAAGGACATGGTCGTGGAAATTCGCGACGAAGATGGCGGCCCGCTGCGCGAGCGGCAGATCGGCAAGGTCTGGACCACCGGGCCGAGCCTGATGGTCGGCTATTTCCGCGATCAGGCCGCGACCGACGCGTGCATGGCCGCCGATGCCTCTGGCCGCGTCTGGCTCGACACCGGCGACATGGGCTATCTGAGCGACGGCTATCTCTACATCGTCGGCCGCGCCAAGGACATGATCATCATCAACGGCAAGAATCACTGGCCGCAGGATATCGAGTGGGCGGTCGAACAATTGCCCGGCTTCAAGCAGGGCGACATCGCCGCCTTCGCCATCACCACGCCGGGCGGCGAGGAAGCCCCCGCCGTGCTGGTCCATTGCCGCACCTCCGACAATGAGGAACGCTCGCGCCTGCGCGACCAGATCCGCGAGCGCGTGCGCGCCATCACCGGCATGAATTGCGTCGTCGAACTGGTGCCGCCGCGCACCCTGCCGCGCACCAGCTCCGGCAAATTGAGCCGGTCGAAAGCGCGCAACCTCTATCTGACCGGGGAAATCCGCCCCTACGACATCGCCGCCTGA